From a region of the Arachis ipaensis cultivar K30076 chromosome B09, Araip1.1, whole genome shotgun sequence genome:
- the LOC107617355 gene encoding LOW QUALITY PROTEIN: putative pentatricopeptide repeat-containing protein At5g65820 (The sequence of the model RefSeq protein was modified relative to this genomic sequence to represent the inferred CDS: deleted 1 base in 1 codon), giving the protein MQRFSRKTLLFFKKVIFFQLPLTNSLTVIGHENTLSQLFSTSFEACSPPLNHKSSEFDNSSSCISSAASKNHFGLIHLQCSPEKDINDQSYDEFASDVEKVYRILRKYHSRVPKLELALKESGIVVRPGLTERILNRCGDAGNLAYRFYAWASKQSDYQHSQEVYKAMIKVLGKMRQFGAVWALIDEMRQENPMLISPQMFVILMRKFASARMVQKAIEVLDEMPNYRCEPDEYVFGCLLDALCKNGSIKEAASLFEDMRYRFPPTIKHFTSLLYGWCREGNLMEAKHVLVQMKDAGIEPDIVVYNNLLSGYALAAKMGDAYNLLKEMRRIGCGPNATSYTILIQSLCKHEKLEEGMRLFVEMQRNGCDVDAIAYTTLISGFCQWGKVERGYELLDRMIQQGLVPNQLTYHHLMLAHEKKEELEECMELVNEMHKIGSTPDLNIYNTVIRLACKLGEIKEGVRLWNEMEASGLSPGIDSFVIMINGFLEQGFQIEACEHFKEMVGRGLFTTPQYGTLKELMNSLLRAQKLELAKDTWNCITSTKGCELNAGAWTIWIHALFSNGHVKEACSFCIDMLDQGLMPQPDTFAKLMRGLRKLYNRQFAVEITEKVRKMAADQKISFKMYKRRGERDLKEKAKEKKDGRKRRARQRHWGGRRQKSNTL; this is encoded by the exons ATGCAGAGATTTTCGAGAAAAACATTGCTTTTCTTCAAAAAAGTTATCTTTTTCCAACTTCCCTTGACAAATTCATTAACAGTCATTGGACATGAAAATACACTATCCCAGCTGTTTTCTACTAGTTTTGAGGCGTGTTCACCACCACTCAATCATAAGTCCTCAGAATTTGATAATAGTAGCAGCTGCATCAGCAGTGCCGCGTCAAAAAACCATTTTGGCCTTATTCACCTTCAATGTAGTCCAGAAAAGGATATAAATGACCAAAGCTACGATGAGTTTGCCTCTGATGTGGAAAAAGTT TATAGAATATTGAGAAAATACCATTCTAGGGTTCCCAAATTGGAGCTTGCTTTGAAAGAATCTGGAATTGTTGTGAGGCCTGGATTAACTGAGCGCATCTTGAATCGATGCGGCGATGCCGGGAATTTGGCGTATAGATTCTATGCATGGGCTTCTAAGCAGTCCGATTATCAACACAGTCAAGAAGTTTACAAAGCTATGATTAAGGTTTTGGGCAAAATGCGGCAATTTGGAGCTGTTTGGGCACTAATTGATGAAATGAGGCAAGAGAATCCTATGTTAATTTCTCCACAGATGTTTGTTATTCTGATGAGGAAGTTTGCTTCTGCAAGGATGGTTCAGAAGGCTATTGAAGTATTAGATGAAATGCCCAATTACAGATGTGAGCCTGATGAATATGTTTTTGGGTGTTTGTTGGATGCATTGTGCAAGAATGGTAGCATTAAGGAAGCCGCTTCGCTTTTTGAGGACATGAGATATCGATTTCCTCCAACCATCAAACATTTCACTTCCTTGTTGTACGGTTGGTGTAGAGAAGGGAACCTTATGGAAGCAAAACATGTGTTGGTGCAGATGAAGGATGCAGGCATTGAACCGGATATCGTTGTTTATAACAATTTGCTTAGTGGTTATGCTCTAGCTGCGAAAATGGGGGATGCTTATAATCTTTTGAAGGAGATGAGAAGGATAGGTTGTGGACCGAATGCAACCTCGTACACAATTTTGATCCAATCACTATGCAAACATGAAAAATTGGAGGAGGGAATGCGGTTATTTGTTGAGATGCAGAGAAATGGCTGTGATGTGGATGCCATAGCCTATACAACATTGATTAGTGGGTTTTGCCAGTGGGGAAAGGTTGAAAGAGGTTATGAGCTTTTGGATCGGATGATACAACAAGGCCTTGTGCCAAATCAACTGACTTATCATCATCTCATGTTGGCCCATGAAAAGAAGGAAGAACTGGAGGAGTGTATGGAACTGGTGAATGAGATGCACAAGATTGGTTCCACTCCTGACCTTAACATCTACAATACGGTTATTAGGTTGGCTTGCAAGTTGGGAGAGATCAAGGAAGGTGTTCGGCTTTGGAATGAAATGGAAGCAAGTGGGCTTAGTCCAGGCATTGACAGCTTTGTCATAATGATTAATGGCTTTCTTGAGCAAGGTTTTCAGATTGAAGCTTGTGAACATTTCAAGGAGATGGTTGGCAGAGGGCTTTTTACTACCCCTCAATATGGTACATTGAAGGAGTTGATGAATTCCCTTTTAAGAGCTCAAAAGCTTGAACTGGCTAAGGATACTTGGAATTGTATCACATCTACCAAAGGGTGTGAGCTGAATGCGGGTGCATGGACAATATGGATTCATGCACTCTTTTCAAATGGGCATGTGAAGGAAGCTTGTTCCTTCTGCATAGACATGTTGGATCAGGGGTTAATGCCACAGCCGGATACTTTTGCCAAGCTAATGCGTGGTCTGCGAAAACTATATAACAGACAATTTGCGGTAGAGATCACTGAAAAGGTGAGGAAAATGGCTGCTGATCAGAAGATCAGTTTCAAGATGTACAAGCGGAGAGGAGAGAGGGACTTGAAAGAAAAAGCGAAGGAGAAAAAGGATGGGAGGAAGAGGAGGGCGAGGCAACGCCATTGGGGTGGACGCCGTCAGAAATCTAACACATTATAA